The following are from one region of the Ochotona princeps isolate mOchPri1 chromosome 4, mOchPri1.hap1, whole genome shotgun sequence genome:
- the LOC101519954 gene encoding LOW QUALITY PROTEIN: NADH dehydrogenase [ubiquinone] 1 alpha subcomplex assembly factor 3 (The sequence of the model RefSeq protein was modified relative to this genomic sequence to represent the inferred CDS: inserted 2 bases in 2 codons; deleted 1 base in 1 codon), protein MYVDSYNSHGLMVSRSHVLVPCTLLXAHVVQWNVASHPDITEKSLSLYWLLGPRIEIVMAGTGNPQTEQLQPGVLRAVRQHGWAVQTQDTPNXCATFSFLCHKGRVMMVALIPPFPQRDLIAVC, encoded by the exons ATGTACGTCGACAGCTACAACAGCCACGGCTTGATGGTCAGCAGAAGCCACGTGCTGGTCCCCTGCACACTGC CGGCTCACGTGGTACAATGGAATGTGGCATCCCACCCGGACATCACCGAGAAAAGCTTATCCCTCTACTGGCTGCTTGGACCCCGGATAGAGATTGTCATGGCAGGAACTGGGAACCCG CAGACAGAGCAGCTGCAGCCTGGGGTCCTGCGAGCCGTGAGGCAGCACGGCTGGGCAGTGCAAACGCAGGACACGCCCA GCTGTGCCACCTTCAGCTTCCTGTGTCACAAAGGTCGGGTGATGATGGTGGCTCTCATCCCTCCCTTCCCACAAAGAGATCTCATTGCTGTGTGTTAG